A stretch of the Capsicum annuum cultivar UCD-10X-F1 chromosome 10, UCD10Xv1.1, whole genome shotgun sequence genome encodes the following:
- the LOC107854292 gene encoding 12-oxophytodienoate reductase 1 produces the protein MPKKENKTAEEKHIPLMAPYKMGNFQLSHRVVLAPLTRQRSYGNVPQPHAILYYSQRTTQGGLLIGEATVISETGRGYKDTPGIWTKEQVEAWKPIVNEVHAKGGIFFSQIWHVGRVSNKEFQTSGQDPISCTDKPLAPQIRSNGLDVIHFTPPRRLTTNEIPQIVNDFRIAARNSIEAGFDGVEIHGAHGYLIDQFMKDQVNDRTDQYGGSLGNRCRFALEIVEAIVNEIGGDRVGIRLSPFASYMESGDTNPSALGLYMAESLNKYGIAYCHVVEPRMKQAWEKSECSESLVPMRKAFKGTFIVAGGYDREDGNNVVVEDRADLVAYGRLFLANPDLPNRFELNAPLNKYNRETFYTSDPIVGYTDYPSLETTS, from the exons ATGcccaaaaaggaaaataaaactgCTGAAGAGAAACATATCCCTCTAATGGCCCCTTATAAAATGGGAAATTTTCAATTATCTCATAGAGTTGTCTTGGCACCATTAACAAGACAAAGATCTTATGGCAATGTTCCTCAACCACATGCTATTCTATATTATTCGCAAAGAACAACACAAGGCGGTCTTCTAATAGGAGAGGCCACAGTAATTTCTGAAACCGGCAGAGGGTACAAAGATACACCTGGTATATGGACAAAGGAGCAAGTAGAAGCCTGGAAACCAATTGTAAATGAAGTTCATGCCAAAGGCGGAATCTTCTTTTCCCAAATTTGGCATGTTGGAAGAGTTTCCAATAAAG AGTTTCAGACCAGTGGACAGGATCCCATTTCCTGCACAGACAAGCCATTAGCACCTCAAATTCGTTCCAATGGCCTCGATGTGATACACTTTACACCACCACGACGGCTAACAACAAATGAAATTCCTCAAATTGTTAATGATTTTCGGATTGCTGCTAGAAATTCAATTGAAGCGGGATTTGATGGAGTTGAGATCCATGGAGCTCATGGGTACCTAATTGATCAGTTTATGAAAGATCAAGTCAATGATCGAACTGACCAATATGGAGGATCATTAGGGAATCGTTGTAGATTTGCACTTGAAATAGTTGAAGCGATTGTAAATGAGATAGGAGGTGATAGAGTTGGAATAAGGCTTTCCCCATTTGCAAGTTACATGGAATCGGGAGACACAAATCCAAGTGCTTTGGGACTTTACATGGCTGAATCTTTGAACAAGTATGGCATTGCTTACTGCCACGTCGTTGAGCCTAGGATGAAACAAGCTTGGGAAAAATCTGAATGCTCTGAGAGCCTTGTACCCATGAGGAAGGCATTTAAAGGTACTTTTATAGTAGCTGGTGGTTACGATAGAGAAGATGGAAACAATGTCGTGGTTGAAGATCGAGCTGATCTGGTCGCATATGGGCGTCTATTCTTAGCAAATCCAGATTTACCAAATCGATTTGAGCTAAATGCTCCTCTCAACAAGTATAACAGGGAGACATTCTACACATCAGATCCTATTGTTGGCTATACTGATTATCCAAGTCTAGAAACAACGTCATGA